Sequence from the Candidatus Paceibacterota bacterium genome:
TCAACCCCCGCCTGGCCGCCGCCGTCGAGAAGGCGCGCAAAGCCTCCTGCTACCGCGACACCATCGAGCGCGCCATTAAGAAAGGCTCCGGCCAGACCGACGAGAAGGTTAACTACGAGCTGGTCACCTACGAGGGGTTCGCCCCCCACAAGGTGCCGGTTGTAGTCGAGTGCCTGACCGATAGCCGGAATCGCACCGCGCCGGAAATCCGCAATATCTTCAGGGCGGGCTCGCTCGGCCAGCCGGGCAGCGTTGCGTTCTTCTTCAAACACCTCGGCGTCGTCGAAGCCACCCACACCGACCCCAACCGCGACGCGGAAGCGGACGCCATCGAGGCTGGCGCACAGGAACTCGAACTCCTCGAACCCGAAGAGGTTCCCACTGGCCAGAAAGGCACGCGGTTCCTGACGGAAATCAAAGACCTCGATCACGTTTCCAAGGCGCTAAAGAACGCCGGCTGGACCATCCTCTCAGCCGAAATCCGCTACCTGGCCAAGAACTTCACCGAACTCAGCGATGCCGCCCGCAAGGAAGTCGCCGACTTCCTCAACACCCTCGACGACCACGACGACGTGCACCGGGTCTACGCGGCCATTCGGTGACAAAATAGCCCCTGGCGCCACGTCACCGCGCCAAAGACCCAGCCGTTCGGTTTGGAATCGCCCGAATACGGCCTGCGGGCCACAAGGAACCCACACCGTATCCTCACCGTATCCACACCGTATCCACACCGTAGGTTCACTGGCGTAAGCCATTGTGCCCATTATATTTACGTCAATTCACCCCCTGATTCCACCACAAGCATTGTCATTGCAATGACTTATAACGGACCGATGTCGCAAACATAGAGCCAACCGTGCGTTTGTTGTGAACAGCCGGTGAATAACCGCGAACAATTCCGCTTTGACGGCGGTGGCGCCTTGCGGATCATTCTGGATTGCCGAAACCAGCATCGCCGGAAATTGCCGTGCCGTCGCCGCATAATTGGCGCACGACCGACGAAGACGAAATCAACCGCCGCCGCGCCCGCGCCCGATCGGAGGACTTCCGCACCTCCAACACCGATCCGCGCCATCCCATCTTCTCCAACTTCCAGGTCCGCTCGGGCAGCGGCCTGACCTATTCAGTGGAAGTACGCGACGTGCGCCAGCGGCAGTTCGCCTGCGAGTGCGTGGATTTCCGCATCAATGGTCTGGGGACATGCAAGCACGTCGAGGCAGTGCTGCTGCACCTGGAGGCGCGCTTCAAGCGGCTCTTCCGGGCGGCGAAACAGGACGGGACAACGCGGCTGGACGTAGTGCCCGACCCGACGGCCGACTCGATTCGACTCATCAACGGCAATGGCGCCACGTCGCGGTCCTTGAAGGCGTGGTTCGATGCGGATGGCAAGTTACGCAAGGGGCTTCCGGAGGAAGCTATTGAGGCGCTCAAGCAGTTCGGCGCAACGGCGGCGCCGGGGTTGCGCCTGTCGCAGGAACTCGGTCCATGGCTCGAAGCCCGCCGCCGCGTCGAGGAACGCAAGGAACTCCGGCGCGACTACGAGCTGAAAGTGCAAAGCGGCCAGTGGCCGGCGCACGAGACCAAAGTCCCGCTCTTCCCCTACCAGCGCGAAGGCATGCTGCACCTGGCTTTCGCCGAACGCGCGTTGCTGGCCGATGAAATGGGGCTGGGCAAGACCATTCAGGCCATCGCCGCCTGCGCCTTGCTGCACCGGCTCGGCCGGGCAGCCCGCGTGCTGGTCGTCACGCCCGCCTCCTTGAAGACCGAATGGGAGGAGCAGATACAGCGCTTTACTGATCTGCCCTATCAACTGGTATTCGGCAACCAGGCGCGGCGGCTGAAGGCTTACGAGGCGGCCGCCGGCAGAGGGGCGGGCGAGCCGCCCGGCCCACTGGCAGGCGGGACGCCTGCCCTACGGCCGTTCTTCACCATCGTCAATTACGAGCAAATGCTGGCCGACTCGCTGGAGGTGAACCACCGGCTGCGGCCGGACATCGTCGTGCTGGACGAAGCGCAGCGGATCAAGAACTGGAGCACCAGGACCACCCAGGCCGTCAAACGCCTGCGCAGCCGCTATGCCTTCATCCTCACCGGCACGCCCATCGAGAACCGCATTGACGAACTCTATTCGCTGATGGACTTCCTGAACCCGTCCCTGCTCGGGCCGCTGTTCCGGTTCAACCGCGAGTATTACGCCCTGGACGACCGCGGGCGCCCCGCCGGCTACCGCAACCTCGACAAACTCCATGAGCGCATCAAGCTCCACATGCTCCGCCGCCGCAAGGCCGACGTCGAAACCGAACTGCCCGAACGCACCGACCGCAACCACTTCGTCTCGCTCAGCGCCGAGCAGCAGGGCGAATACGAGGGCCACGAGGGCGTCGTCGCCCGGCTGGCGAGCATCGCCAAACGCCGGCCGCTGACCCAGCAGGAGCAGGACAAACTGCTGCGCCATCTCAACATGATGCGCATGGTGTGCGACACCAACTTCATTCTTAATCCCGACCAGCGCGCCTGCCCGAAATTGGCCGAGCTGGAGAAAATCCTCGAGGAATGCCGCGATAATCCCGACGTGAAGGCAATCGTCTTCTCCGAATGGGAGCGGATGCTCGAGCTGGCCCGCGGCCTATGCGACCGGCTCAAGCTGGGCTTCGCCTGGCACACCGGCACCGTTCCCCAGAAACGCCGCCGCGCCGAAATCAACGCCTTCAAATCCGACCCCCGCTGCCGTGTCTTCCTCAGCACCGATTCGGGTGCCGCTGGCTTGAATCTCCAGAATGCCAGCGTGGTCGTCAACTGCGACCTGCCCTGGAACCCCGCCAAACTGGAGCAGCGCATCGCCCGCGCGTGGCGCAAGCACCAGACCCGCGCCGTCACCGTCATCAACCTCGTATCCGAAAAGACCATCGAGCACCGCATGCTGGGCACGCTCTCGAACAAACAGGCCCTCGCCGATGGCGTGCTCGACCGCCGGGGCAACCTCCAGGAGATCAAGCTCCAGACTGGCCGCCAGGCCTTCCTGGCCAAACTGCAGCAACTCGTCGCCGCGCCGCCGCACGAGGCGAAACCCGAGACGCGCGAGGCCAAACCTCCCCTGCCGGCCGACCGCCCGCGAGGCTTCGCCGCGGCGGCGCGTCAACACATTAACGGCGCCCTGCTTCGCTGCGAGGAGCGCTACCCGAACGACGCTCCGCATTCAGTCCTCTATGTCGTCGTCGAACGCGATGCCGCGCAATACCGCGAGCAACTCAACTCCCTGCACGCAGAATACTTCGGCCCGGGCCAGTGGGACCCGCTGGCCCCCGTGCGCCTGGAAGTGATTGACCGCGCCACCGACGAAGCCCTGCAACGACTCATTGACGCCGGCCTGCTGGCCAGGACCACCCGCGCCAACCGCCCGCTATGGCCGGCCGAATCCGCCGAAGTCTCGCCACCGCCGCTTTCAACGGCCGAGTTGGAGAAGCTCTCAGCCCACCGCCACCGCGCCGGCCGGAAACTCAAGATGGCGCGCGTGCTCTGTGATGCCGGGCTAATTGAGGAAGCGCGCGCCGCCCTGCTGGAAGCCGTCCCGCCGCTGGGTTGCGCTTTGGCCGTCCAACATCGCTTCCCCGAACCGGCCTCCCCTGAGCACGCCCTCCTGCCGCCGCTTTCGTCCTGTTGGAAGGAAGCCCTGCCGTTGCTGCGCGAATTCACCAGCGATGCCGCCCGCCCCTGCCCGCCGGTTTTGGAAGCGCTGCTCCCGCTCGCGGAATATCCTTCATCCAACGCGTGCCGCCCGTGATCCCGCCAGAATAGCGGAGAAGGCGCGCAGGGAACTGCGAGCCTTACGGACGCGAGGGTCCGGCTGGTGGTAGTGACAAGATGCGCCCGTCACTGTGCGGGGCCCGGATTGTTGCTTGATTCGGCCAACGTCCTGGCCCACCCTGGAGGCGCTGTCGCGCGACGGCGAGACCTTAAGCGACGCGTAGAGAAACTCGTGAATAGCTGCAATCATAGTCCAAACACCGGCACTTCTGGCGGAACGGGGTTGGTCCCCTGCCCAAAGGAGCTGCTAGCCAGCCCAGTCCCGGATTCCAACGCCATCTATGCGGCGCCACCCCAAGAACCCTTGGATTAGCAACTCGGTCGCAGCTCGAATGCTGATCTTCCTGACGCGGCACCGACTGCCAGTCGTAAGCCGGTTCTTCATGTACTATCTCGGTTGCGACATTGGCCTGGCGCTGCCCAAGACCGTGTTTCTACCCCACCCGATGGGCATTGTCATCCACAGCGGAACTCGCATTGGGGATGATGTCGTGATCGGCCACCAAGTCACCTTGGGCGGGCGTGATTTGACCAGCGCTGCGCCGCTGGTGGAGGACGGCGTCTACATTGGCGCCGGAGCCAAAATCCTGGGCGGTGTGCGCATTGGTCGCGGAGCGACCATCGGTGCCAATGCCGTGGTCACCAAGGATGTTCCCGCAGGGGCCACCGTCGCCGGCGCCAACCGCCTGTTACCCAAACCCAGCCCCTATGCGTTGGACTGAGGTAAGCCTGCCGCCATCGTTGGAGACTGCGTCTGGCCGATTTCGTTGTTTCCGCTGAGCTGTTGAAAGGCGCCGGGATTCCCCGATCTTTGCGATTCCAGAATCGAGTATTCTTGTTGAACGGGACCAGTGGCTCTGATACGGTGATTCCTGCTACTCAAGTATGAAGGTACTCTTCAATTGCCACGTGCCTTTCATGCTGGCACACGGCGGCGCCCAGGTTCAGATTGAGCAAACCAAAGCGGGCTTGGAGCGGATTGGCGTGGAAACAGTCTTCCTGGAGTGGTGGAACGACCAGCAAACGGGCGATATCCTGCACCACTTCGCCAGAATACCCACTAACCTCCTACATCTGGCGCGGCAGAAAGGAATGAAGGTGGTCATGTCCGCCTTCATGTCCGGTTTGGGGGCACGGCCGGCTTGGCAGCGGCTGCTGCAGAAGATCGCGTATTCCGTCGCCAAGCCGCTTGCGCCAAGCCGTATCCGCGCACTCTTTGACTGGGACTGCTACAAACAGTTAGACGCTATCATGGCGATGACGCCCTACGAAGCAGCCCTCTTGACCCGGATACATAATGCGCCTTCGTCGCGGGTGCACGTGATCCCCAATGGAGTCGAAGATGTCTTTCTACAAAGCCGGCCGACAGCTCGCGGCAAGTGGCTGGTTTGCACAGCCAGCATCATCGAATTGAAAGGCGTTCTGAAACTGGCGCGAATGGCCGTGCAGGCGGAAACCCCCGTTTGGATAATTGGCAAACCTCTCTCAGATACGGACGACTACGTGAGGCGATTCATCGAGTACGCGCGCCAGAACCAACGACTAGTGCGCTACGAAGGGGCTATAACCGACCGCGAGCGGCTGGCCCAAATCTATCGCGAGGCACGGGGATTTGTGCTGCTGAGCAGGTGGGAGAGCCTGAGTCTCTCGGCACTTGAGGCAGCCGCCTGCCAATGTCCTTTGCTGCTGAGCGACCTGCCATGGGCTCGCGATTCGTTCAAAGAAAAGGCCAACTATTGCCCCCTCACAGAATCCCTGCCTGCGGCTGCTTCCCGGCTGCGGCATTTCTACGAAGCAGCTCCCGTTCTCGAACCGCCACCAAAGCCTTTCTCCTGGCTGGAGGTCGGCCAACAAATCAGGGCAATCTATGAGTCAGTCCTTAATCCCCACTAGCGCTGGCGAGCCCACTGGGACAGATTGCGCAGCGACAACTCCAAGCCGGTTCCCGAATTGCACTTGCGCGGCGTCATGAAGGTTCTCTTCTACCACTTCACCCCGTTCGCCTTCGCGCACGGAGGCCTGCAAACTCAGATCATCCAGACACGCCAGGCCCTGGAACGACTCGGCGTCCAGGCCGAGTTCCTGCGCTGGTGGGACTCAGGCCAAAGCGGCGACATACTGCACTTCTTCGGGCGCATTCGGCTGGGCACACTTCAACTCGCACGCGGGAAAGGACTGAAAGTTGTCCAAGCCGAGCTGTTGACCGAACAAGGCGCCCGGTCCCGGCTGCGCTTGGCACTGGAAAAGATGGCCCGACGGGCGATGACGCTCGCCCTGCCGCGCGTCGTGACAGACAGTTTCCATTTGGATTCTTACCGGTTGGCCGACGCGTGCGTGGCTTTGACGGAATGGGAAGCATACTTAATGCGGAAAGTGTATGGCGCCCCTCGCGAGAGAATCCATGTCGTGCCCAACGGCGTTGAAGAGGTCTTCTTGAACAGTCGGCCGGCCAAGCGAGGGCCCTGGTTGGTTTGCGCAGCGACCATTGCCGAACACAAGCGCGTGCTCGAACTCGCCCAGTACGCCGTGCGTGCGCAAACGCCGCTTTGGGTTATCGGCAAGCCCTACTCCGAACAGAACGCCTACGCCCAACGCTTTATTGCGCTGGCCAAAGCGCATCCCCGTTTCCTGCGCTACGAAGGCCCAATTGCAGATCGGGCAAGACTGGCGCGAGTTTATCGCGAAGCTCGCGGTTTCGTGCTGCTGAGCGCCATGGAAAGCCTGAGCCTGTCGGCGCTCGAAGCCGCCGCGTGCGAGTGTCCCCTGCTGCTGAGCCGCCTGCCGTGGGCGACGACTGTTTTCCGCGAGAACGCCTGCTACTGTCCGGTCACCGCCTCCTCCGGCCGCACGGCGGCGTTTCTGCGACAGTTTTACGATGCTGCGCCGAGCCTAAAGCCGGCGCCACGCCCCCTCACTTGGACAGAGGTGGCCAAACTACTCAAGCGCCTTTACGAAACACTGCTCGAGGCTCCGCAGTAGATATGATCCATGCGCTCCATCCGCTTACCTCGCACGGCATGGATCAGCGATGCAGGGAAGCATCACCAGATCTATTCAGCACTTCCCGGTAGATCTCAAGGTGCCGCCCGGCAACGACCTCGGGATGGAATCGCTCCCGGGCACTCGCCCTCGCTTGCCGGGCGATTTCCGCGGCTGCTGTCGGGTTGACCAGCAACTTCTCCACAGCCGTTGCCATGCTCCCGGGATCCAGGGGGTTGCAGAAGATGCCCGTCTTGTTTGGCTCGATCAGATCGGGCAAGCCACCAACCTCGGCCGCAACGACCGGAACGCCCGCCGCCATCGCTTCCAGGACGGTCATGGGGCAATTGTCCTCCAGTGATGGCAGCACCAGTACTGTCGTATTGCGCAACAGGGCCTTCAACTCTTCCCGGCTGGCTGATCCGCCATACGCACACCAGGGACGCGCCCGGACCAGGCTGAAAAACTCACGGCCGTAAGGGTTCTTGTCGCTTGCTTCCCCGCAGAATCGGAGTTCAAATTTGTGTTTCCGGGCCAATGGATCGAGCGCACGGATGAAGGCATTCTGGTTCTTACGCAAGCAAACGTGAGCCACGCACAGCAGGCGCGCCGGCGCTCCCGGGTCCAGCGCCGCGTTGACCTCGAAGAAGGACCCATCCACGGCGTTCGGCACCACCCAGGTGTGCCGGGCCAAATCCATGACCGCCTGTTGGGTGTAACGCGTGATACAAACCACGCCGGCAGAGCGAGGAATGGTCAGGCGTTCCAGTCGCGCCGCCAGCCACGGAAAGGAAAAGGGGCGGGCGTGGTTCACCTGCGCAATCAGCCGCATGTTCCCGTGAATAGTGACCACATTCGGGAAGCCCGAGAGAACCGCGTCGAGGGCGCAATCCAGCTCAGTTCCCTGGCCATGCACTATGTCGGGTCGGATGGCTCTGAGCTTCTTCCGAACGGCCCGGACGCAGCCTTGGTAGGCAGTCCGCATCCACCCGATCTTCGGCACGTGCAGGCTGTGGAAGAAGATATTGGGGGCGAGTTTCTCGGGCGCGGCGACCGGCTGGCGAATGCAAGAGACCACGTGCACTTCCGCTTCGGGCAGCCGCGCGAAGCCCTGCAACAGGGCCTCCGGCGCCGTCCCGAAATGCGGAGCCGGCGTGCGGTAACTTTTCAGCACTTCCCGGCTGTCGGTAGTCAGAAAGCCAATCTTCATCTAGAGGCACGCGTTTACCATCGGAAAGGCACTATGGTTTATGACTCACGACAACTGCTTCCAGCACTCCCAGTTCCGCTTTGGGAATCTGCCGCGCTTCTCTCCGCAGCTTTGGCCAAATGTCCTCCAAGTACTGCGGATCAGCCCTTCGAGTTACTATCGTTTCCTCAACTATCAGACCGGCATTCTCCAGCGCTGACTGGTGATGCGAGACAAAGGACCGGGTTGCCCTGTGACCCCGCGGGTACATCAGGTTGTAAAGCCAGTTGGGATAGGTCTGGAAATCTAGAGGCGGCACAGGATCCTCCAGATCGCCGTGACCCGAAAAGTCTATGCGGTGGAACATCCGGCCAGCGCCCCTCTTCAGCGCCCTGCCGCAGGCGCCATAGCACCCTGGAAGGTCTTCCACGTGTTCCATCACGTGGAAAGAGAAGATGTAGTCGTAGCCTTCAACTAGCGAAACCTGCTCCATCAACGTATTCCGGTAGGTCACCTTTGTCTCATCGAAGCAGACACCCCCAGCCCCCTCGATGAGAATGCTCGGGTCGAGATCGAACCCCGTGCGCTGCAGTTCACGCAGTATTCTGGGCTGAAGAGGATTGAGCACAGGGGGTGATGGCTCTATGAGGTCCACATGCTTGCACCCAAGTTGAATCAGGAGACTGGCGATGCTTAGGCAATCCGAACAGCCTACCTCACAAGCAGTCTTGCCGGGAAAACTCCACCCGGCGGGAAGGTGCTTCAGCAAAAACCTTGTAAGGTCGGCATGATGGGCGACTGTGGCCTCGAAGCTCTGCGGCGGCCATTTTCGTTGCCTGGCCTTAAAGCCGACTGCAATGCGAAGCATCCGGCAGGTGCTGTGCCAAATAGCCTGGCCTACCTTTGCTTTATTCAACATTACGATACGGTACCGATCTCCAACGATTTTCGTCAACCGGCAAAAGGTCCGAAGGTCGTGTTTTACCAGGCTCCAAGCCCCGTTGGGTTTCTCGGCGTCGCGCCAGGCATCTTACTTCTCGTGCACCCGCCGAGTAGCAGCAACCATCAGTCCAGTAGTGTTGTGCTCGGGATTCGGATCAGTACCCCACCGAACTGCAAGCATGGGCAACATGTAGTGGACGGGCAGTTTGACCAGCATCCTCAAGCCCAGCGACAAAATCCGCTTGACACCCCCAACTTCCAATTCCCAAGCGCGCCAATTGCCGTAAGCCTGCTGCAGAAAATAAACCCCTGTGCGCCCCCTCCCACCTTGCGGGACAATATTGTCAATCACAAAACCGCGCTTTGGAAGCCAATGCCGGTACCAATGCAGGGTGAATCCGCTGTAATAATGATAAGGTTCCATGTGCAGGCCAGAAAACATTGGGGTCGTCAGAAGCAATTTCCCTTCGGGCTTGAGCAGACGGCCGAACTCACTCAGAACCGCCATTGGATCTATCACATGCTCCAACACCTCAGTGCAGAGAATTGCACCCAAACATCCGTCCGGCAGCGGGATTTTGGTAATCTCGCAGACGTAGTCTATTGGCTCCGCGCACCTCACCAACGGCCCCTCGTAGCGACAGAAGTCCTGCGTCTCGTAACGGCAATGAGCAAAAAACGGCCGGTACTTGCTGGCGCCGGCGCCCGCGTCCAGCACCCGAGTGCCAGTGGGCAGTTTCGCCGATTCGGCCTTGACCCACTGGTCCCGCGCCCATGCCTCTGGATACCAAAACCGTTCTTTGCGTGTCTCAACCAGTTTGTCCATGGAAACCTGGATAGTGGCTGGGACCACCCGCTCAAGCAATTGCTTTCTGCGTCGCGCGCGGGGGCCTTATCCACCGCCAGATCGATCCGCGACTGACTGCCGCCGCCAGCAGAGAACTTGCATGCATTGTTACTGATCAGTGCCACTGCCCCATAGTTGCGCTTGAACTAGACCTCGCTCTTTCCCCAAACTGGCATCGTCTCAATGATCAACCGCCGGCCATCCGCAATCCAGACATTCCAAGCCCGCGCGTTTCTCGACCGCTTGCGCCGCTCAACCGTTGTTTGGTCGTGGGTTTACAATGGTGCCCGCCTGGCCTCGGGCATTATCCTGCTCCCGCTGGTGCTCCACAAGCTCCCGACGGCGGAACTGGGGATGTACTACGTCTTGTTGAGCCTGGTGGCACTGGTGCCGCTCGTAGATTTTGGGTTTGGGCCAACCATCGGCCGGTTTGTCAGCTACGCCATGGGCGGCGCCGAGGCGATCCAGCCCCAAGGCATAGCCAAACCCGGCAGCTCCTCAGCGCCGAACTATGATTTGCTCTGGCAGCTTCTCTTCACCACCAGAAAGCTATATGGCATTCTTCTCCTGGCGCTTATGGTTGTGCTGGGGGTCTGGGGAACTTACATGGTGGAACTGCGCATCGAAGAGACCGCCTCCCCGGCGATCACCCGCGTGGCGTGGGTGGTGACATTTGTCTCGGCCCTTTTCGATGTTTATTCGGGTTGGTGGGGCGTTTATCTGAGCAACATGAACCAGGTCCTGGCCGCCACGCGCATCGGCCTCCTGTCTATGGTCGCGCGCCTGGTGCTCGCCTCTGCCTTGTTGCTAGTCGGCGGTGGTCTCCTCAGCCTGCCGGTTGGGACCTTGTGCGGCAGTGTGCTTGCGCGAACTCTGGCTCGACGGCGATGCTTGCGCTTGCTGGCGGGCCATTCGCCTCCGCAATCGGCCAAGCTCAAGGACATCCTGAAGATTCTGTGGCCAAACAGTTGGCGGGCCGGGGTGCACTTTATCAGTCGCTACCTCCTGGTGAACGCAAACACCGCCATCTGCCTCGGAGTCCTGGGCCTTGCCGCCAACGCGCAATACGGTTTGTCCGTTCAGCTCGTGGGCATCGCCGCCAGCATGGCCGCCGTCTGGACCAACGTGAAATGGCCTCTTATCGGCCAGTACCTTTCCCGCCACGATGCCGCCGCGGTGCAGCGGGTGCTCCAGCCGCGACTCTGGCTGCAAGGGCTTACGTTCCTGCTCCTGGCAGCCGCTTTGATCGTCTGCGGACCAACCCTGCTGCGGGCAGTTGGCAATCACAAGACCATACTCCCGCCGGGCTGGTTCGCTTTACTGCTGCTCAACTCGTTGCTGGATATGCAGTTCATTCTCTGGACAACGCTGATCTTTGCCCAAAACCGCATGCCCTTTCTCTGGTTTTCCGTGGCTTCCAATGTCGTCAGCCTGATGCTCGCGCTAGCCTTGATCCGGTTTACTTCGCTGGGCTTGGGCGCCCTGGTGCTGGCGCCGCTTCTGGCCGGCGTGCTGTTCAACTATTGGTACTGGCCGGCCCATGGCGCCCGGAGTTTGGGCACGAACCTGTTCCGCTTCCTGTTTACTCCGCCGCCGCCCCAGCCGGCCGAACGGCCGCCGCTCGAAGAGGCGCAAATCAAGGGGTGAGCGCACAACGCGAGGAACAGAGCGCACCGAGCGCCGGCATCACAAGTCGCTCTCTAACTAACTGCGCAGATAGGCACCGCGCGCGACTAGTTGATAGCGGAGCTTGCTGACGCTGATGCGTGAGGGAGACACCTTGTCTGTGACGGCGATGCCAGCGGCGTGGCCGGCAGCTTCGCCCATTGCCATGCAGGTGGACATGACGCGGATGGCAGCCATGGCTTCGTGGGTCGTCGAGATGCAGCGGCCGGCAACGAGCAGATTCTCCACCTTCTGCGGCAACAGACAGCGATAGGGGATATCGTAACAGTCACCACACCACTCCATGGTGCAGTCGTCGTCGTTGGGGTGGTGCAAATCAACC
This genomic interval carries:
- a CDS encoding DapH/DapD/GlmU-related protein, with the protein product MLIFLTRHRLPVVSRFFMYYLGCDIGLALPKTVFLPHPMGIVIHSGTRIGDDVVIGHQVTLGGRDLTSAAPLVEDGVYIGAGAKILGGVRIGRGATIGANAVVTKDVPAGATVAGANRLLPKPSPYALD
- a CDS encoding glycosyltransferase family 4 protein; the encoded protein is MKIGFLTTDSREVLKSYRTPAPHFGTAPEALLQGFARLPEAEVHVVSCIRQPVAAPEKLAPNIFFHSLHVPKIGWMRTAYQGCVRAVRKKLRAIRPDIVHGQGTELDCALDAVLSGFPNVVTIHGNMRLIAQVNHARPFSFPWLAARLERLTIPRSAGVVCITRYTQQAVMDLARHTWVVPNAVDGSFFEVNAALDPGAPARLLCVAHVCLRKNQNAFIRALDPLARKHKFELRFCGEASDKNPYGREFFSLVRARPWCAYGGSASREELKALLRNTTVLVLPSLEDNCPMTVLEAMAAGVPVVAAEVGGLPDLIEPNKTGIFCNPLDPGSMATAVEKLLVNPTAAAEIARQARASARERFHPEVVAGRHLEIYREVLNRSGDASLHR
- a CDS encoding glycosyltransferase family 4 protein, giving the protein MKVLFNCHVPFMLAHGGAQVQIEQTKAGLERIGVETVFLEWWNDQQTGDILHHFARIPTNLLHLARQKGMKVVMSAFMSGLGARPAWQRLLQKIAYSVAKPLAPSRIRALFDWDCYKQLDAIMAMTPYEAALLTRIHNAPSSRVHVIPNGVEDVFLQSRPTARGKWLVCTASIIELKGVLKLARMAVQAETPVWIIGKPLSDTDDYVRRFIEYARQNQRLVRYEGAITDRERLAQIYREARGFVLLSRWESLSLSALEAAACQCPLLLSDLPWARDSFKEKANYCPLTESLPAAASRLRHFYEAAPVLEPPPKPFSWLEVGQQIRAIYESVLNPH
- a CDS encoding glycosyltransferase family 4 protein, whose product is MKVLFYHFTPFAFAHGGLQTQIIQTRQALERLGVQAEFLRWWDSGQSGDILHFFGRIRLGTLQLARGKGLKVVQAELLTEQGARSRLRLALEKMARRAMTLALPRVVTDSFHLDSYRLADACVALTEWEAYLMRKVYGAPRERIHVVPNGVEEVFLNSRPAKRGPWLVCAATIAEHKRVLELAQYAVRAQTPLWVIGKPYSEQNAYAQRFIALAKAHPRFLRYEGPIADRARLARVYREARGFVLLSAMESLSLSALEAAACECPLLLSRLPWATTVFRENACYCPVTASSGRTAAFLRQFYDAAPSLKPAPRPLTWTEVAKLLKRLYETLLEAPQ
- a CDS encoding YebC/PmpR family DNA-binding transcriptional regulator, whose protein sequence is MGAQWKQAGREANAQKKGQLTAKLVREIMVAAKLGGPDPDLNPRLAAAVEKARKASCYRDTIERAIKKGSGQTDEKVNYELVTYEGFAPHKVPVVVECLTDSRNRTAPEIRNIFRAGSLGQPGSVAFFFKHLGVVEATHTDPNRDAEADAIEAGAQELELLEPEEVPTGQKGTRFLTEIKDLDHVSKALKNAGWTILSAEIRYLAKNFTELSDAARKEVADFLNTLDDHDDVHRVYAAIR
- a CDS encoding class I SAM-dependent methyltransferase, whose translation is MDKLVETRKERFWYPEAWARDQWVKAESAKLPTGTRVLDAGAGASKYRPFFAHCRYETQDFCRYEGPLVRCAEPIDYVCEITKIPLPDGCLGAILCTEVLEHVIDPMAVLSEFGRLLKPEGKLLLTTPMFSGLHMEPYHYYSGFTLHWYRHWLPKRGFVIDNIVPQGGRGRTGVYFLQQAYGNWRAWELEVGGVKRILSLGLRMLVKLPVHYMLPMLAVRWGTDPNPEHNTTGLMVAATRRVHEK
- a CDS encoding DEAD/DEAH box helicase, with the protein product MPKPASPEIAVPSPHNWRTTDEDEINRRRARARSEDFRTSNTDPRHPIFSNFQVRSGSGLTYSVEVRDVRQRQFACECVDFRINGLGTCKHVEAVLLHLEARFKRLFRAAKQDGTTRLDVVPDPTADSIRLINGNGATSRSLKAWFDADGKLRKGLPEEAIEALKQFGATAAPGLRLSQELGPWLEARRRVEERKELRRDYELKVQSGQWPAHETKVPLFPYQREGMLHLAFAERALLADEMGLGKTIQAIAACALLHRLGRAARVLVVTPASLKTEWEEQIQRFTDLPYQLVFGNQARRLKAYEAAAGRGAGEPPGPLAGGTPALRPFFTIVNYEQMLADSLEVNHRLRPDIVVLDEAQRIKNWSTRTTQAVKRLRSRYAFILTGTPIENRIDELYSLMDFLNPSLLGPLFRFNREYYALDDRGRPAGYRNLDKLHERIKLHMLRRRKADVETELPERTDRNHFVSLSAEQQGEYEGHEGVVARLASIAKRRPLTQQEQDKLLRHLNMMRMVCDTNFILNPDQRACPKLAELEKILEECRDNPDVKAIVFSEWERMLELARGLCDRLKLGFAWHTGTVPQKRRRAEINAFKSDPRCRVFLSTDSGAAGLNLQNASVVVNCDLPWNPAKLEQRIARAWRKHQTRAVTVINLVSEKTIEHRMLGTLSNKQALADGVLDRRGNLQEIKLQTGRQAFLAKLQQLVAAPPHEAKPETREAKPPLPADRPRGFAAAARQHINGALLRCEERYPNDAPHSVLYVVVERDAAQYREQLNSLHAEYFGPGQWDPLAPVRLEVIDRATDEALQRLIDAGLLARTTRANRPLWPAESAEVSPPPLSTAELEKLSAHRHRAGRKLKMARVLCDAGLIEEARAALLEAVPPLGCALAVQHRFPEPASPEHALLPPLSSCWKEALPLLREFTSDAARPCPPVLEALLPLAEYPSSNACRP